A genomic stretch from Malus domestica chromosome 15, GDT2T_hap1 includes:
- the LOC103402037 gene encoding protein DETOXIFICATION 48-like — MCNPKPSSPSSFLSTNKTLLIKTSNKTMDDLHSSDVFVDDDDQELHRWPTLSEAVQEIKAIGKISGPSTMTGLLLYSRAMISMLFLGYLGELQLAGGSLSIGFANITGYSVISGLAMGMEPICGQAYGAKQLKLLGLTLQRTVLLLLSTSLPISFMWLNMKRVLLWCGQDEEISSVAHTFTLFSIPDLFFLSLLHPLRIYLRTQNITLPVTYCSAISVLLHIPLNFLLVVKFQMGISGVAIAMVWTNLNLFILLFSFTYFSNVYKDTWVCPSADCLRGWSSLLALSIPTCISVCLEWWWYEFMIMLCGLLANPKATIASMGILIQTTSLVYVFPSSLSLGVSTRVGNLLGAKRPSKARISMIVSLVCAVALGLLAMLFTTLMRHQWGRFFTNDAEILKLTAIALPIAGLCELGNCPQTTACGVLRGSARPTVGANINLGSFYLVGMPVAMLMGFVVKMGFAGLWLGLLAAQGSCALLMFYVVCTTDWNLQVKRSKDLTQASSASASAASTTSSILPISSPPPPSSDHKDPNLEDDEVVKSSEALETDPLIV; from the exons ATGTGCAACCCAaagccttcttctccttcctcatTTCTCTCGACCAACAAAACCCTCTTAATCAAAACCTCCAACAAAACCATGGACGACCTTCACTCTTCTGATGTTTTTGTTGACGATGACGATCAAGAGCTCCATAGATGGCCTACTCTCTCCGAG GCTGTTCAAGAAATCAAGGCCATAGGGAAGATCTCAGGTCCATCAACCATGACAGGCCTACTTCTCTACTCAAGAGCCATGATCTCCATGCTTTTTCTGGGATACCTTGGTGAGCTTCAGCTCGCCGGAGGCTCCCTTTCAATTGGGTTTGCCAACATCACAGGCTACTCCGTCATCTCCGGCCTCGCCATGGGAATGGAACCCATCTGCGGGCAAGCGTACGGCGCCAAACAGTTGAAGCTCCTCGGCCTAACCCTTCAGAGAaccgtcctcctcctcctctccacCTCCCTACCCATCTCCTTCATGTGGCTCAACATGAAGAGAGTCCTCCTCTGGTGCGGCCAGGACGAAGAGATTTCCTCCGTCGCCCACACTTTCACCCTCTTCTCCATTCctgacctcttctttctctcccttctccACCCCCTCAGAATTTATCTGCGCACCCAAAACATCACATTGCCAGTGACCTACTGCTCCGCCATCTCCGTCCTCCTCCACATCCCTCTAAACTTCCTCCTCGTTGTCAAATTCCAAATGGGGATTTCCGGGGTGGCCATAGCAATGGTTTGGACTAATCTCAACCTCTTCATCCTACTCTTTTCCTTCACGTACTTCTCCAATGTTTACAAGGACACGTGGGTTTGTCCCAGCGCTGATTGCCTCCGCGGCTGGTCGTCTTTGCTTGCGCTCTCTATCCCGACCTGCATCTCCGTTTGCCTCGAGTGGTGGTGGTACGAGTTCATGATAATGCTGTGCGGACTGTTAGCCAACCCAAAAGCCACCATTGCTTCAATGGGAATACTAATCCAGACTACCTCTCTTGTCTACGTGTTCCCTTCGTCGCTCAGCCTCGGCGTCTCCACGAGAGTTGGGAACTTATTGGGCGCTAAGCGACCCTCAAAAGCGCGCATTTCTATGATCGTCTCGCTCGTTTGCGCGGTGGCTTTAGGCCTTTTAGCCATGTTGTTCACAACATTGATGAGGCACCAATGGGGGAGATTCTTCACTAATGACGCGGAAATACTCAAGCTCACGGCGATTGCATTGCCGATAGCAGGGCTGTGTGAGCTCGGAAACTGCCCGCAAACCACCGCCTGCGGTGTTTTGAGGGGAAGCGCGAGACCTACGGTTGGAGCCAACATAAACTTGGGGTCATTTTACTTGGTGGGAATGCCGGTGGCGATGCTGATGGGGTTCGTGGTGAAAATGGGGTTTGCAGGGCTGTGGCTTGGATTGCTTGCAGCTCAAGGCTCTTGTGCTTTGCTCATGTTCTATGTCGTTTGCACAACAGATTGGAATCTTCAGGTCAAAAGATCAAAGGATCTCACCCAAGCTTCTTCTGCATCTGCTTCTGCAGCTTCTACAACTTCTTCGATATTACCAATATCatccccaccaccaccaagTTCTGATCATAAGGATCCCAACTTGGAAGATGATGAGGTTGTCAAATCATCAGAAGCGCTGGAAACGGACCCACTTATTGTATGA
- the SUT1 gene encoding sucrose transport protein SUC4-like (The RefSeq protein has 4 substitutions compared to this genomic sequence): MPAPDTDRHRVGARPAVRTRVPLRQLLRVASVACGIQFGWALQLSLLTPYVQELGIPHAWASVIWLCGPLSGLVVQPLVGHMSDRCTSRYGRRRPFIVVGAACIAVSVLIIGFSADIGWLLGDRGGGVRPRAIAVFVFGFWILDVANNVTQGPCRALLADLTEKDYRRTRVANAYFSLFMAVGNVLGYATGSISYLFKVFPFSITPACNVNCANLKSAFFVDTAFIAITTWISISAAQVTPLGSSNRTTPFADEGPGQSSHIEEAFLWELFGTFRYFPGSVWLILLVIALNWIGWFPFLLFDTDWMGREIYGGKPNEGINYSTGVRMGALGLMLNSVILGITSVLMEKLCRKWGAGFVWGISSILMTLCFFAMLVITFVNKSIGVRGHDLPPDGIVIAALVVFAVLGIPLAITYSVPYALVSSRIESLGLGQGLSMGVLNLAIVIPQVIVSLGSGPWDQLFGGGNVPAFAVAAVASLASGLVAILAIPRSAAPKPRAVT, from the exons ATGCCAGCTCCAGACGCAGACCGCCACAGGGTCAGGGCTCGACCGGCGGTCCGAACCCGAGTCCCACTCCGGCAACTCCTCCGAGTGGCATCGGTCGCGTGTGGAATCCAATTCGGTTGGGCCCTACAGCTCTCGCTCTTGACCCCGTACGTTCAAGAGCTCGGAATCCCTCACGCTTGGGCCAGCGTCATATGGCTCTGTGGGCCTTTATCGGGCCTTGTGGTCCAGCCCCTTGTGGGCCACATGAGCGACCGCTGCACTAGCCGATACGGTCGCCGGCGCCCATTCATCGTCGTCGGAGCGGCCTGTATCGCCGTCTCCGTTCTAATCATCGGTTTCTCCGCCGATATCGGTTGGTTGCTCGGCGACAGAGGCGGCGGCGTCAGGCCCAGAGCCATCGCCGTGTTCGTGTTCGGGTTTTGGATTCTGGACGTGGCCAATAATGTGACTCAGGGTCCTTGTAGAGCTCTCCTCGCTGATCTCACTG AAAAGGATTATCGAAGAACTCGAGTAGCAAACGCTTATTTCTCTCTGTTTATGGCGGTTGGCAATGTTCTTGGCTATGCAACTGGATCAATAAGTTACTTGTTCAAGGTTTTTCCATTTTCAATTACCCCAGCATGCAATGTTAACTGTGCAAACCTCAAGTCTGCTTTCTTCGTCGACACTGCCTTTATTGCAATTACTACGTGGATAAGCATATCAGCAGCTCAGGAAACACCTCTGGGTTCAAGTAACAGAACTACACCCTTTGCTGATGAAGGGCCAGGACAGTCAAGTCATATCGAAGAAGCTTTTCTCTGGGAGCTGTTTGGGACTTTTAGATATTTCCCAGGGTCTGTATGGTTAATCCTACTTGTTATTGCTCTAAACTGGATTGGGTGGTTTCCATTTCTTCTCTTTGATACTGATTGGATGGGTCGAGAGATTTATGGTGGCAAGCCAAATGAAGGGATAAATTATAGTACTGGTGTTAGAATGGGAGCTCTTGGTTTGATGTTGAATTCGGTTATTCTTGGTATAACCTCAGTGCTTATGGAGAAGCTTTGCAGGAAATGGGGGGCTGGTTTTGTGTGGGGAATTTCAAGCATTCTCATGACTCTTTGCTTTTTCGCAATGCTTGTTATTACATTTGTGAACAAGAGTATTGGTGTTGGGGGCCATGATTTACCTCCAGATGGTATTGTGATAGCTGCACTGGTTGTTTTTGCAGTTCTCGGTATTCCATTGGCG ATCACATACAGTGTTCCGTATGCTTTGGTTTCTTCTCGAATCGAGTCTTTGGGACTTGGCCAAG GTTTATCAATGGGTGTACTGAATCTGGCAATAGTAATCCCACAG GTGATCGTATCACTAGGAAGTGGACCTTGGGATCAGCTATTTGGTGGTGGAAATGTTCCAGCCTTTGCCGTGGCAGCAGTTGCATCCTTAGCCAGCGGCCTGGTGGCCATCTTGGCAATTCCACGTTCTGCTGCTCCTAAGCCCCGAGCTGTCACATGA